One region of Pseudomonas alvandae genomic DNA includes:
- a CDS encoding MFS transporter — protein MSPLIRLLASFIALMMAMGIGRFALTPQLPHLIGEGQVDLTAAGLIAAANYLGYLLGALDAMFARRPEQVQRRLLGGLWLCVLLTLASFWAWGFWPHLALRFGTGVASAWVMVMITALSQPLAAATGRPRLGALVFAGPGLGIFLTGLLALGSNLLGHTSDILWLVYAGAALLMLLVILPALPKPVPTATVAAPTTVANHRGIARLCVVYALYGVGYIIPATFLSQMASAQFHGQWQADLFWPCFGLAAAIGVLLVSLRRPNPNTTSRWLMATLWLQAAGVFACLLGSGAGLALGVILCGTPFLACMQLMVLRSRELAPHAIQRNIGLLTACFAIGQLSGPLLAALSSHFSGGLQPALIIAGSGLVLAGGLLLRPANRSAVERCAQTVLR, from the coding sequence ATGTCGCCCTTGATTCGCCTGCTCGCCAGCTTCATTGCCCTGATGATGGCCATGGGCATTGGCCGCTTCGCCCTCACACCGCAGTTACCTCATTTGATCGGCGAAGGTCAGGTGGACTTGACCGCCGCCGGTCTGATCGCCGCTGCCAACTACCTCGGTTATCTGCTCGGCGCGCTCGACGCCATGTTCGCCCGCCGTCCGGAACAGGTGCAGCGACGGTTGCTCGGCGGCCTGTGGTTGTGCGTGCTGTTAACCCTGGCGTCGTTCTGGGCCTGGGGCTTCTGGCCGCACCTGGCGTTGCGCTTCGGCACGGGCGTGGCGAGCGCCTGGGTGATGGTGATGATTACTGCCCTGAGCCAACCCTTGGCTGCGGCGACGGGGCGACCACGGCTGGGCGCACTGGTATTCGCCGGACCTGGCTTGGGAATTTTTCTGACAGGCTTGTTGGCCCTTGGCTCGAACCTGTTGGGCCATACATCCGACATCTTGTGGCTGGTATACGCCGGGGCGGCGCTGTTGATGTTGCTGGTGATCCTGCCGGCCCTGCCGAAACCCGTGCCTACGGCCACTGTTGCAGCGCCAACCACCGTGGCCAACCACCGCGGCATCGCCCGGCTCTGCGTGGTTTATGCCTTGTATGGCGTTGGCTATATCATTCCGGCGACCTTCCTGTCGCAGATGGCTTCCGCACAGTTCCACGGGCAATGGCAGGCAGACCTGTTCTGGCCTTGCTTCGGCCTGGCCGCAGCCATCGGCGTGCTGTTGGTGAGCCTGCGCCGGCCCAACCCGAACACCACCAGCCGCTGGTTGATGGCGACCTTGTGGCTGCAAGCTGCTGGCGTCTTTGCCTGCCTGCTGGGCAGCGGCGCGGGATTGGCGCTGGGCGTGATCCTGTGTGGCACGCCATTCCTGGCTTGCATGCAATTGATGGTGTTGCGTTCCCGAGAACTGGCGCCCCATGCCATCCAGCGCAACATCGGTCTGCTGACCGCGTGTTTCGCCATCGGCCAGCTCAGCGGACCGTTGCTGGCGGCGCTGAGCAGCCATTTCAGCGGCGGCTTGCAACCCGCACTGATCATCGCAGGCAGTGGCCTGGTGCTGGCGGGCGGCCTGTTGCTGCGGCCCGCCAACCGAAGCGCGGTCGAACGCTGCGCCCAGACCGTCCTGCGGTGA
- a CDS encoding NCS1 family nucleobase:cation symporter-1 codes for MSEQLPNGYSPRLYNEDLGPLPQKWNWYNIFAFWMSDVHSVGGYVFAASLFALGLASWQVLIALLGGICIVQLIANLVAKPSQQAAVPYPVICRLAFGVFGANIPAVIRGLIAVAWYGIQTYLASSALIIVVLRFFPSMEAYATPHFAGLSYLGWFGFLSLWFVQALVFWTGMESIRRFIDWAGPVVYAVMFLLAGWIVWKAGWSNISFTLAEKSLSGWQAFGQVIVATALVVSYFSGPTLNFGDFSRYCRSMSDVRRGNFWGLPVNFLAFSLVTVVIVSGTLPVFGEMLHDPIATVARIDNNVAVLLGAFAFVTATIGINIVANFVSPAFDFANVAPSKISWRAGGMIAAVASIFITPWNLFNNPEVIHYTLDVLAAFIGPLFGILLVDYYLIKKQQIDVDALFNDGPTGRYYYNGGINWTAVKALIPATLMGVAITFTPFLQPMANFAWFTGCFLGGVLYFALARREPFPQLNTSLNPAGQA; via the coding sequence ATGTCCGAGCAATTGCCCAACGGCTACAGCCCCCGTCTCTATAACGAAGACCTCGGCCCGCTGCCGCAGAAATGGAATTGGTACAACATCTTCGCGTTCTGGATGAGTGATGTGCACAGCGTCGGCGGCTATGTGTTTGCCGCCAGCCTGTTCGCCTTGGGCCTGGCGAGTTGGCAGGTGCTGATCGCGTTGCTCGGCGGGATTTGCATCGTGCAATTGATCGCCAATCTGGTCGCGAAGCCGAGTCAACAGGCGGCGGTGCCTTATCCGGTCATTTGCAGGCTGGCATTTGGCGTGTTCGGGGCGAATATCCCGGCGGTGATTCGCGGGCTGATCGCGGTGGCCTGGTATGGGATCCAGACGTACCTGGCGTCAAGTGCGCTGATCATCGTAGTCCTGCGGTTTTTTCCTTCGATGGAAGCCTACGCGACACCTCATTTTGCCGGCTTGTCCTACCTGGGCTGGTTCGGTTTCCTCAGCCTGTGGTTCGTCCAGGCATTGGTGTTCTGGACAGGCATGGAGTCGATCCGTCGCTTCATCGACTGGGCAGGGCCGGTGGTGTACGCCGTGATGTTCCTGTTGGCCGGTTGGATTGTCTGGAAGGCTGGTTGGAGCAACATCAGTTTTACCCTGGCGGAAAAGTCCCTATCCGGTTGGCAGGCATTCGGCCAAGTGATCGTGGCGACGGCCCTGGTGGTGTCCTACTTTTCGGGTCCGACCTTGAATTTCGGCGATTTCAGTCGGTACTGCCGGAGCATGTCCGACGTACGTCGTGGAAATTTCTGGGGCCTGCCGGTGAATTTCCTGGCGTTCTCCCTGGTGACCGTGGTGATTGTTTCCGGCACGTTGCCGGTGTTTGGAGAAATGCTCCACGACCCGATCGCCACCGTGGCGCGCATCGACAACAACGTCGCCGTCCTGCTGGGCGCCTTTGCCTTCGTCACCGCGACCATCGGCATCAACATCGTCGCGAACTTCGTGTCCCCGGCCTTCGACTTTGCCAACGTCGCGCCGAGCAAGATCAGTTGGCGCGCCGGCGGGATGATTGCGGCGGTGGCCTCGATTTTCATCACGCCGTGGAATCTGTTCAACAACCCTGAAGTGATCCACTACACCCTGGACGTGCTGGCGGCGTTTATCGGCCCGTTGTTTGGCATCCTGCTGGTGGATTACTACCTGATCAAGAAGCAGCAGATCGACGTCGATGCGCTGTTCAACGACGGCCCGACTGGACGTTATTACTACAACGGGGGGATCAACTGGACAGCGGTGAAGGCGTTGATCCCGGCGACGCTGATGGGCGTGGCAATCACGTTCACGCCGTTTCTCCAACCGATGGCCAACTTTGCCTGGTTCACCGGCTGCTTCCTTGGCGGTGTGTTGTATTTCGCCTTGGCGCGACGCGAACCTTTCCCACAGCTGAACACATCGCTGAACCCGGCCGGCCAGGCCTGA
- a CDS encoding CvfB family protein yields MALVGRYNSLQVVKHTNFGLYLDGGADGEILLPNRYIPKDIPSEDEDWLNVFIYLDSDDKLIATTEKPKVQVGEFASLKVVEVNSIGVFLDWGLPKDLLLPYSEEKRQLTAGEYCVVHVYLDKHTRRITATARLDRYLDKTPANYTAGQEVDLLVAEATDMGFKAIINNKHWGLIHKNEIFKFMRAGKQEKGFIKEIRPDGKISLSLQPVGQEAATSLNAKILAKLRENNGTLPVSDKSDPVLISSLFGVSKGNFKKAIGALYKNGQIVIHADRIELT; encoded by the coding sequence ATGGCTTTAGTCGGGCGCTACAACAGTTTGCAAGTGGTTAAACACACCAACTTCGGTTTATACCTGGACGGCGGTGCGGACGGTGAAATCCTCCTGCCCAACCGTTATATCCCCAAGGATATTCCCAGTGAAGATGAAGACTGGCTCAATGTTTTCATTTATCTGGACAGCGACGACAAACTGATCGCCACCACGGAAAAACCGAAAGTCCAGGTTGGGGAATTCGCCAGCCTGAAAGTGGTTGAAGTCAACAGCATTGGCGTGTTCCTGGACTGGGGCCTGCCGAAGGATCTGCTGCTGCCGTATTCCGAAGAAAAACGCCAGCTGACGGCGGGCGAGTACTGCGTGGTGCACGTCTACCTCGACAAGCACACCCGCCGCATCACCGCCACCGCGCGGTTGGATCGTTATCTGGACAAGACCCCGGCCAACTACACGGCTGGGCAGGAAGTTGATTTGCTGGTTGCCGAAGCTACCGACATGGGCTTCAAGGCGATCATCAATAACAAGCACTGGGGCTTGATCCACAAGAACGAAATCTTCAAGTTCATGCGCGCCGGCAAACAGGAAAAGGGTTTCATCAAGGAGATCCGTCCGGACGGCAAGATCAGCTTGAGTTTGCAGCCGGTGGGTCAGGAAGCGGCCACCAGCCTCAACGCGAAGATCCTCGCCAAGTTGCGTGAAAACAACGGCACGCTGCCGGTCAGCGACAAGAGCGACCCGGTGTTGATCAGCAGTCTGTTTGGCGTGAGCAAGGGCAACTTCAAGAAGGCCATTGGTGCGCTGTACAAGAACGGGCAGATTGTCATTCATGCTGATCGTATTGAGTTGACTTGA
- a CDS encoding TorF family putative porin codes for MRIPVVLLTFSLLACPFAYGQVFQRELGDFDLKLGTTPSRSMAQGLVTPSSTGSFHGGLDLSHDSGWYVGQWSPSAGYSADLEVDSYMGFKHPFDQTLGYEVGLIHYSYPTVDTLDSQEFYGGLTILGSRFGAALSNDPDKQNSTLFADLGGNVPFGIGISAKYTTHQLNNPVSVENGYVGSFSDWSLKISRPWRGIDLDLIYSDSSLSGSSCSAYSGHNSECDSLLTLKMAHPFY; via the coding sequence ATGCGCATTCCTGTTGTCCTGCTGACGTTCAGCTTGCTCGCTTGCCCCTTTGCCTATGGGCAGGTATTCCAGCGCGAGCTCGGTGACTTCGACCTCAAGCTCGGCACCACCCCCAGCCGCAGCATGGCCCAAGGCCTGGTCACACCGTCGAGCACCGGCTCGTTCCACGGCGGCCTGGACCTGAGCCACGACAGTGGCTGGTACGTCGGACAATGGTCTCCCAGTGCCGGCTACTCCGCCGACCTTGAAGTCGATTCCTACATGGGCTTCAAACACCCTTTCGACCAGACCCTGGGCTACGAAGTCGGCCTGATCCACTACAGCTACCCCACCGTCGACACCCTCGACAGCCAGGAATTCTACGGCGGCCTGACCATCCTCGGCAGCCGCTTCGGTGCGGCGTTGAGCAACGACCCGGACAAACAGAACAGCACCCTGTTTGCCGACCTCGGTGGCAACGTGCCCTTCGGCATCGGCATCAGCGCCAAATACACCACCCACCAACTCAATAACCCCGTCTCGGTGGAGAATGGTTATGTAGGCAGTTTCAGCGACTGGTCGTTGAAAATCTCCCGACCGTGGCGGGGCATCGACCTGGACCTGATCTACAGCGACTCAAGCCTCAGCGGTAGCAGCTGCTCGGCGTACTCCGGCCACAACAGCGAATGCGATAGCCTGCTGACCCTGAAGATGGCCCATCCTTTTTACTAA
- a CDS encoding DUF6279 family lipoprotein, which translates to MSRWLVRTAMFIALLLTLTACSRVGLAYRNLDLIIPWTLNDYLEINGQQKDWFDDRLKEHLSWHCTTQLPGYLDWLDRLKTMVQTNQVTDEALQQRTREAKAAIAETAREITPSAIELLQGLSNEQVADMDAAFVKDQRKRQREYLKPTLEQQIKERAERMEKRLDDWIGPINDAQRQRVMAWSTALGDQNQQWIANRAHWQNQFSEAVAQRHSPNFPKRIEQLLVNRESLWTPAYREAYNKTEAQARSLLVDLMANSTPAQRERLLQKIDGVKKDFSDLKCLKAARS; encoded by the coding sequence ATGTCGCGCTGGTTAGTACGCACCGCCATGTTCATCGCCCTGCTGCTGACACTCACCGCTTGCAGCCGTGTTGGCCTGGCCTACCGCAACCTCGACCTGATCATTCCCTGGACACTCAACGATTACCTGGAGATCAACGGTCAGCAAAAAGACTGGTTCGACGATCGCCTCAAGGAGCACTTGAGCTGGCATTGCACCACGCAACTGCCCGGCTACCTGGATTGGCTCGATCGCCTGAAGACCATGGTGCAGACCAACCAGGTGACTGATGAAGCCTTGCAGCAGCGCACGCGCGAGGCCAAGGCCGCGATCGCCGAGACCGCCCGGGAGATCACACCTTCGGCCATCGAGTTATTGCAGGGCCTGAGCAACGAGCAGGTCGCCGACATGGACGCCGCGTTCGTCAAGGACCAGCGCAAGCGGCAGCGTGAATACCTCAAGCCGACTTTAGAACAACAGATCAAGGAGCGCGCCGAGCGCATGGAGAAACGCCTCGACGACTGGATCGGCCCGATCAACGACGCACAGCGCCAGCGGGTGATGGCTTGGTCCACCGCCCTGGGCGACCAGAACCAGCAATGGATCGCCAACCGCGCCCACTGGCAAAACCAGTTCAGCGAAGCCGTCGCCCAGCGCCACAGCCCCAACTTCCCGAAACGTATCGAGCAACTGCTGGTAAACCGCGAAAGCCTATGGACGCCCGCTTACCGCGAGGCCTACAACAAAACCGAAGCCCAGGCCCGCAGCCTGCTGGTGGACCTGATGGCCAACAGCACCCCGGCGCAGCGTGAACGGTTGTTGCAGAAGATTGATGGGGTGAAGAAGGATTTCAGTGATCTGAAATGCTTGAAGGCAGCACGCTCGTAA
- a CDS encoding DUF899 domain-containing protein: MNIEHHQVVSREEWLAARREHLAHEKAFTRERDKLSAERRALPWVKIDKPYRFQGLHGELSLADLFGGRSQLIIYHFMFGPGWTEGCQGCSFLSDHIDGANQHLAHHDVAVVAVSRAPFAEFQPFKRRMGWAFDWVSSHGCDFNYDFGVSFKTEDTAAGIATYNYEKTDTTEGELPGLSVFYRNEAGDIFHTYSTYARGLDILVGTYNYLDLTPKGRNEDEIMDWVRHHDKYEEAKPRGCCHS, from the coding sequence ATGAACATCGAGCACCATCAGGTCGTCTCGCGTGAAGAATGGCTCGCCGCCCGCCGCGAACACCTGGCCCACGAAAAAGCCTTCACCCGCGAACGAGACAAACTCAGCGCCGAACGCCGCGCCCTGCCCTGGGTAAAAATCGACAAACCCTACCGCTTCCAAGGCCTCCACGGCGAACTGAGCCTCGCCGACCTGTTCGGCGGCCGCAGCCAACTGATCATCTACCACTTCATGTTCGGCCCCGGCTGGACCGAAGGCTGCCAAGGCTGCTCGTTCCTGTCCGACCACATCGACGGCGCCAACCAACACCTGGCCCACCACGATGTCGCCGTGGTGGCCGTGTCCCGCGCGCCCTTCGCTGAATTCCAACCCTTCAAGCGTCGCATGGGCTGGGCCTTCGACTGGGTTTCATCGCATGGCTGCGACTTCAACTATGACTTCGGTGTCAGCTTTAAAACCGAAGACACCGCCGCTGGAATAGCCACCTACAACTACGAAAAAACCGACACCACCGAAGGCGAACTCCCAGGCCTGAGCGTCTTCTATCGCAACGAAGCCGGCGACATCTTCCACACCTACTCCACCTACGCCCGCGGCCTGGACATATTGGTCGGCACCTACAACTACCTCGACCTCACGCCCAAGGGCCGCAATGAAGACGAGATCATGGATTGGGTGCGGCATCATGATAAGTACGAAGAGGCCAAGCCGCGTGGTTGCTGCCACAGCTGA
- a CDS encoding BrnA antitoxin family protein: protein MSKTSKTDWERLAKLDDADIDTSDIPELDENFFRRAELRVSVKQAVTIRLDADVVEWFKGQGAGYQTRINQLLRQYMQAQQGHRR from the coding sequence ATGTCGAAAACATCGAAAACTGACTGGGAGCGCTTGGCCAAGTTGGATGATGCGGACATCGATACCAGCGATATCCCCGAATTGGATGAGAACTTCTTCCGTCGCGCCGAGCTGCGTGTGTCGGTAAAGCAGGCGGTGACTATTCGCCTTGATGCCGATGTGGTTGAGTGGTTCAAGGGGCAGGGTGCGGGTTATCAAACACGCATCAATCAGCTTCTTCGGCAATACATGCAGGCTCAGCAGGGCCATCGTCGGTGA
- a CDS encoding sulfite exporter TauE/SafE family protein, giving the protein MPFKSVPFLLERCSSSRTLLNHARHGRENRGGLQLGNVGLYEAVVIAAVAFFASLIGGVSGFGTGLILPIALVPIVGVENVIPLMAVGMVLTNGSRAWAFWRAIEWVHVKRLLCAGLPCCALGAYSYTLLSSRWICVLLSGVMFCSILFRRLRSSSNHALGSLGEGVCGAGFGLVNGAMTGTGPVLSTILLSSGLYGAPLIATDAVISLTMGLVKVAVFGGFQQLDAKLVLGGLLIGLATVPGAFVARRLLRNVTPGGHSLLMEGVVFIGAVMLLVRGFY; this is encoded by the coding sequence TTGCCATTCAAATCTGTTCCCTTTTTGCTTGAACGTTGTAGCAGCAGCCGGACTTTGCTTAATCATGCCAGACACGGTCGGGAGAATAGAGGGGGGTTGCAGTTGGGAAACGTTGGCCTGTACGAGGCAGTAGTGATCGCCGCCGTTGCATTCTTTGCATCCCTGATCGGAGGCGTTTCAGGCTTCGGGACGGGATTGATCCTGCCCATCGCACTGGTGCCTATTGTTGGCGTTGAGAACGTGATCCCCCTAATGGCGGTCGGCATGGTCCTGACTAACGGTAGCCGAGCCTGGGCGTTTTGGCGGGCTATCGAGTGGGTACACGTCAAAAGACTGCTGTGCGCGGGCTTGCCTTGTTGCGCCTTGGGTGCTTACAGCTACACCCTGCTGTCCTCACGATGGATTTGCGTCCTGCTCAGCGGGGTCATGTTTTGCAGCATCTTGTTCCGACGGTTGCGTTCGTCATCCAACCACGCTCTTGGAAGCCTGGGAGAAGGCGTTTGCGGCGCGGGGTTTGGCCTCGTCAATGGGGCAATGACTGGAACTGGTCCAGTACTCAGCACCATCCTCTTGTCGTCGGGGCTATACGGCGCTCCTCTCATTGCAACCGATGCGGTCATCTCTTTGACGATGGGACTGGTCAAGGTAGCCGTATTCGGAGGGTTCCAGCAGCTCGACGCCAAACTGGTGCTGGGCGGGCTTTTGATCGGATTGGCAACCGTACCCGGGGCGTTTGTCGCCCGCCGTTTATTACGCAATGTGACACCGGGCGGGCATTCACTTTTAATGGAGGGCGTGGTTTTCATCGGTGCGGTTATGCTGCTGGTGCGAGGCTTCTACTGA
- a CDS encoding DEAD/DEAH box helicase: MFSQFALHERLLKAVAELKFVEPTPVQAAAIPLALQGRDLRVTAQTGSGKTAAFVLPILNRLIGPAKIRVSIKTLILLPTRELAQQTLKEVERFSQFTFIKSGLITGGEDFKVQAAMLRKVPDILIGTPGRMIEQLNAGNLDLKEVEVLVLDEADRMLDMGFAEDVQRLVDECVNRQQTMLFSATTGGSGLREMIAKVLNNPEHLQLNAVSQLNSTTRQQIITADHNQHKEQIVNWLLANETYEKAIVFTNTRAMADRIYGRLVAQEYKAFVLHGEKDQKDRKLAIDRLKQGGVKILVATDVAARGLDVDGLDMVINFDMPRSGDEYVHRIGRTGRAGNDGLAISLICHGDWNLMSSIERYLKQSFERRTIKEVKGTYGGPKKVKASGKAVGVKKKKVDAKGDKKKTGAKAPTKRKTANRPKTDAPSLVSKDGMAPLKRRKPEAPAAE, translated from the coding sequence GTGTTTTCCCAATTCGCCCTGCACGAACGCCTGCTCAAAGCCGTGGCCGAGCTTAAATTTGTCGAGCCAACGCCGGTGCAGGCAGCGGCTATTCCGCTCGCGCTCCAAGGGCGTGACCTGCGGGTGACGGCGCAAACCGGCAGCGGCAAGACCGCCGCGTTCGTGCTGCCGATCCTCAACCGCCTGATCGGCCCGGCCAAGATCCGCGTCAGCATCAAGACCCTGATCCTGCTGCCGACCCGTGAACTGGCCCAGCAGACCTTGAAGGAAGTGGAGCGCTTCTCGCAGTTCACCTTCATCAAGTCCGGCCTGATCACTGGCGGCGAAGACTTCAAGGTCCAGGCCGCCATGCTGCGCAAGGTGCCGGACATTCTGATCGGTACACCGGGACGGATGATCGAGCAACTGAACGCCGGCAACCTCGACCTCAAGGAAGTCGAAGTGCTGGTGCTGGACGAAGCCGACCGTATGCTGGACATGGGCTTTGCCGAAGACGTGCAGCGCTTGGTGGACGAATGCGTCAATCGCCAGCAGACCATGCTGTTCTCTGCCACCACCGGCGGTTCGGGCTTGCGCGAGATGATCGCCAAGGTGCTGAACAACCCTGAGCATTTGCAGCTCAACGCGGTCAGCCAACTGAACTCCACCACCCGCCAGCAGATCATCACCGCTGACCACAACCAGCACAAAGAGCAAATCGTGAACTGGTTGCTGGCCAACGAGACCTACGAAAAAGCCATCGTCTTCACCAACACCCGGGCCATGGCCGACCGCATCTACGGTCGCCTCGTTGCCCAGGAATACAAGGCGTTCGTGCTGCACGGCGAGAAAGACCAGAAGGACCGCAAGCTGGCCATCGACCGCCTGAAGCAGGGCGGCGTGAAAATCCTCGTCGCCACCGACGTCGCTGCCCGTGGCCTGGACGTGGATGGCCTGGACATGGTCATCAACTTCGACATGCCCCGCAGCGGCGATGAATACGTGCACCGCATCGGTCGTACCGGTCGTGCCGGCAACGACGGCCTGGCGATCTCGCTGATCTGCCACGGCGACTGGAACCTGATGTCGAGCATCGAGCGCTACCTCAAGCAGAGCTTCGAACGCCGCACCATCAAGGAAGTCAAAGGCACGTATGGCGGACCGAAAAAGGTCAAGGCATCGGGCAAGGCCGTTGGCGTGAAGAAGAAAAAGGTCGACGCCAAGGGCGACAAGAAAAAAACCGGCGCCAAGGCCCCGACCAAACGCAAGACCGCCAACCGCCCGAAGACCGACGCCCCGTCGCTGGTCAGCAAGGACGGCATGGCCCCGCTCAAGCGCCGCAAGCCAGAGGCGCCGGCGGCTGAGTGA
- a CDS encoding mechanosensitive ion channel family protein, which translates to MDIKQLWLNLQDFWGALDQHPLLHSGLALALLVTIALVLGRVARYLILHGAKLIGRQPALHWVNDLRQNKVFHRLAQTTPSLIIQSGLHLVPGLSKTSTVFLGNVALSFTILFMLLAISALLSALLDVYARTEHARTRSIKGYVQLTKMVLYVFGAIIIVATLIDRSPLLLLSGLGAMSAVILLVYKDTLLSFVASVQLTSNDMLRVGDWIEMPQVGADGDVVDITLHTVKVQNFDKTIVSIPTWRLMSESFKNWRGMQQSGGRRIKRSLFIDASGVRFLHDDEEQRLSQVRLLTDYMGRKQAELKAWNEAQGNVAAMAANRRRMTNLGTFRAYALAYLKSHPEIQPNMTCMVRQLQTTAQGIPLEIYCFTGTTVWADYERIQGDIFDYLLAVMPEFGLGLYQQPSGTDLRAGLLPAVLGASHVPEPQKQVV; encoded by the coding sequence ATGGATATCAAACAACTCTGGCTCAACCTCCAGGATTTCTGGGGCGCCCTGGATCAACATCCGCTGCTGCATTCCGGCCTTGCGCTGGCGCTGCTGGTGACGATCGCATTGGTGCTCGGGCGCGTGGCGCGCTACCTGATCCTGCACGGCGCCAAGCTGATCGGCCGGCAACCGGCCCTGCACTGGGTCAACGACCTGCGCCAGAACAAAGTCTTTCATCGCCTGGCGCAGACGACGCCGTCGCTGATCATTCAGTCCGGCCTCCACCTGGTGCCGGGGCTGAGCAAGACCAGCACGGTTTTCCTCGGCAATGTCGCGCTGTCCTTCACCATCCTGTTCATGTTGCTCGCCATCAGTGCCTTGCTCAGCGCCCTGCTGGACGTCTACGCCCGCACCGAACACGCACGCACCCGCTCGATCAAAGGCTATGTGCAGCTGACGAAAATGGTGCTGTATGTGTTCGGCGCGATCATCATCGTCGCCACCCTGATCGACCGCTCGCCCCTGTTGCTGCTGTCGGGCTTGGGTGCGATGTCGGCGGTGATCCTGTTGGTCTACAAGGACACGCTGCTGTCGTTCGTCGCCAGCGTGCAGTTGACCAGCAACGACATGCTGCGGGTCGGCGACTGGATCGAAATGCCACAGGTCGGCGCCGACGGCGATGTGGTGGACATCACGTTGCACACGGTCAAGGTGCAGAACTTCGACAAGACCATCGTCTCGATCCCGACCTGGCGATTGATGTCCGAGTCGTTCAAGAACTGGCGCGGCATGCAGCAATCCGGCGGACGACGGATCAAGCGCAGCCTGTTCATCGATGCCAGCGGCGTGCGCTTCCTGCATGATGACGAAGAGCAGCGCCTGTCCCAGGTTCGCCTGCTGACCGACTACATGGGCCGCAAACAGGCCGAACTCAAGGCCTGGAACGAAGCCCAGGGCAACGTCGCGGCGATGGCGGCCAACCGCCGGCGCATGACCAACCTGGGCACCTTCCGCGCCTATGCCCTGGCCTATTTGAAAAGCCACCCGGAGATCCAGCCGAACATGACCTGCATGGTGCGCCAGCTACAGACCACCGCACAGGGCATCCCGCTGGAAATCTACTGCTTCACCGGCACCACCGTGTGGGCCGACTACGAGCGCATCCAGGGGGATATCTTCGATTACCTGCTGGCGGTGATGCCGGAGTTCGGCTTGGGCCTGTACCAGCAGCCGAGCGGCACGGATCTGCGGGCGGGGTTGTTGCCGGCGGTGCTGGGGGCGAGTCACGTGCCGGAGCCGCAGAAGCAGGTGGTCTGA
- a CDS encoding carboxylate/amino acid/amine transporter: protein MGYLLFVTLIQAFSFSLIGEYLAGHVDSYFAVLVRVVLAGLVFIPLTRWRQVEPSFMRGMLLIGALQFGVTYVCLYLSFRVLTVPEVLLFTILTPLHVTLIEDALNRRFNPWALIAALVAVAGAAVIRYDRINPDFFMGFLLLQLANFTYAAGQVLYKHLVARHPSDLPHYRRFGYFYLGALMVALPAFLLFGKADFWPEAPLQWGVLVFLGLVSTALGLYWWNKGACLVNGGTLAVMNNLHVPVGLLVNLLIWNQHEALGRLLLGGSVILAAVWISRLGIRQSQPSP, encoded by the coding sequence ATGGGCTATCTACTGTTTGTGACCTTGATCCAGGCGTTCTCCTTCAGCCTGATCGGCGAATACCTGGCGGGGCATGTCGACAGTTATTTCGCGGTGCTGGTGCGCGTCGTGCTGGCGGGACTGGTGTTCATTCCCCTGACGCGCTGGCGTCAGGTCGAGCCATCGTTCATGCGTGGCATGTTGCTGATCGGCGCTCTGCAGTTTGGCGTGACCTACGTCTGCCTCTATCTGAGTTTCCGAGTGCTGACCGTGCCGGAAGTGCTGCTGTTTACCATCCTTACTCCGCTGCACGTGACCTTGATCGAAGACGCCCTCAATCGTCGCTTCAATCCGTGGGCCTTGATTGCGGCGCTGGTGGCAGTGGCTGGTGCGGCGGTGATTCGCTACGACCGGATCAACCCGGACTTCTTCATGGGCTTCTTGCTGCTGCAACTCGCCAACTTCACCTACGCGGCCGGGCAGGTGTTGTACAAGCACTTGGTGGCGCGTCACCCAAGCGACCTGCCGCATTATCGGCGTTTCGGTTATTTCTATCTCGGCGCGCTGATGGTGGCGTTGCCGGCGTTCCTGCTGTTCGGCAAGGCCGATTTCTGGCCGGAGGCGCCGTTGCAATGGGGCGTGCTGGTCTTCCTCGGGCTGGTCTCCACCGCGTTGGGGCTGTACTGGTGGAACAAAGGTGCCTGCCTGGTCAACGGCGGCACGCTGGCGGTGATGAACAACTTGCACGTGCCGGTGGGGCTGCTGGTGAACCTGCTGATCTGGAACCAGCACGAGGCGCTGGGGCGGTTGCTGCTGGGTGGGTCGGTGATTTTGGCGGCGGTGTGGATCAGTCGGTTGGGGATACGCCAATCTCAGCCTTCACCCTAA